A single Crateriforma conspicua DNA region contains:
- a CDS encoding helix-turn-helix domain-containing protein: MLEDIRQQYQEIQQAREAIDSQRDEWLHEQAGPFIDEMEEQLRCSSLPEGFRKEIDEMRKQLVIDAYYKGIINTSDVAEFLGLDESRVRQFAREGRLGLALSRQYIFSQQDLARFAEKDRPTGVRHQK, translated from the coding sequence ATGCTAGAAGACATTCGGCAACAATACCAAGAGATTCAACAGGCACGTGAGGCAATCGACTCGCAGCGGGACGAGTGGCTGCACGAGCAGGCAGGACCTTTCATCGATGAAATGGAAGAGCAGTTGCGTTGTTCTTCACTGCCTGAAGGTTTCCGAAAAGAGATTGACGAAATGCGAAAGCAGCTAGTCATCGACGCGTACTATAAGGGAATCATCAACACTTCCGATGTCGCAGAATTCTTAGGGCTTGATGAAAGTCGGGTTCGACAATTCGCAAGAGAAGGCAGGTTAGGCTTAGCTCTTTCACGGCAGTATATCTTTTCGCAGCAAGACCTTGCTCGGTTCGCGGAAAAAGATCGACCAACTGGTGTCCGGCATCAAAAGTAG
- a CDS encoding ParA family protein → MLAVQLSVLPDSQPRCRLASMMIVFCNTKGGVGKSTLAVHAAVWLKDLGYHVALLDADKQRSSSEWMTEAEAGITIANATDPDECLEKAQQLIESHDIVIGDGPGGLDDLSRTLLLLSDLAVFPISPSILDLRSVSQATTILRYAQGINNGKPEGRLVLNKVRTRDTISKELRAAAPNLGVEVTDAAIRDLQAFRDSAQQGTVVSRMRRKGAGAASDIDALCNELLEIVKKKGNLIRGNDKEVANG, encoded by the coding sequence ATGCTTGCGGTGCAACTTTCTGTATTGCCAGACAGCCAGCCACGATGCAGACTTGCCAGCATGATGATTGTTTTTTGTAACACAAAAGGCGGAGTGGGGAAGTCGACTCTGGCCGTTCACGCAGCAGTGTGGCTTAAAGATCTGGGATATCACGTGGCACTCCTTGATGCCGACAAGCAGCGGTCAAGTTCCGAGTGGATGACCGAGGCAGAGGCAGGGATCACTATCGCCAACGCCACCGACCCCGATGAGTGCCTCGAAAAGGCTCAACAACTCATTGAATCTCATGACATTGTCATCGGAGACGGGCCGGGCGGACTGGATGATCTTTCCAGAACGCTCTTGCTGTTAAGCGATCTGGCCGTATTCCCGATCAGTCCATCCATTCTTGACCTGCGTTCGGTCTCTCAGGCGACAACAATTCTTCGTTACGCTCAGGGCATCAACAATGGCAAGCCAGAAGGGCGGCTTGTTCTCAACAAAGTCCGAACGCGGGATACGATTTCAAAAGAACTCAGGGCCGCAGCGCCAAATCTTGGAGTGGAAGTGACAGATGCAGCCATTCGCGATCTTCAGGCTTTCCGAGACTCGGCACAGCAGGGAACGGTTGTGTCCAGAATGCGGCGGAAGGGGGCAGGAGCAGCGAGTGATATAGATGCACTTTGCAATGAGTTACTTGAGATCGTCAAAAAGAAAGGGAACCTCATACGAGGCAATGACAAGGAGGTAGCAAATGGCTGA
- a CDS encoding replication initiator protein A, translating into MSRAKPKDIQTTTGRDEMNLAEFPLSVVGKRAPGNAKTLHFQDEVWDRSKKAYVPRKLTITGSDLLGLPTSLDDEVLLGCVQLTKESDFGNRKVRFTRYELMERIGWKQDGKNYRRISESLDRWAGTLIISDKAFWDKAGQCWVKDSFNILDRVILSDRESGDGPGNKRRRSSFIWGDFMWKSFQAGNLKELDFDFWLSLNSPVAKRLYRLLDKRFYNRKVVTFDLHRLAQEKVGLSRKMHTGQIKEKLKPAHEELNERGVCRTEYVKRGSGKWDVVYGDIRQQKELPAPSENEQTLVEQLAVRGVKNGSELVDNCSMERILEAIENFDDRVAHGEDIGPGWLGKAIIHQDGFAFRKGYRSREEIELAVRAKQEEKAKRVIEEREFESELKREREAMEKTRSLFAAYVDGLSEEDCNRLEMEAIAKAHEAGKAILADHVQELRRRGERVTESGALRQQLWWDFVLTDEEKANASTAVVDKKVANA; encoded by the coding sequence ATGAGCCGAGCAAAGCCAAAGGATATTCAGACAACAACCGGCAGGGACGAAATGAATCTTGCCGAGTTTCCGCTCTCGGTCGTTGGTAAACGAGCACCGGGAAACGCAAAGACGCTTCACTTCCAGGACGAAGTCTGGGACCGATCAAAGAAAGCCTACGTTCCTCGAAAGCTCACCATCACCGGCTCTGACCTTCTTGGACTGCCAACATCGCTGGACGATGAAGTACTGCTTGGCTGCGTGCAGCTGACAAAGGAATCGGATTTTGGGAACAGGAAGGTTCGATTCACTCGTTACGAGCTGATGGAGCGGATTGGCTGGAAGCAGGACGGGAAGAATTATCGTCGCATCTCGGAAAGCCTCGACCGCTGGGCAGGTACGCTCATTATTTCTGACAAGGCATTCTGGGACAAAGCTGGCCAGTGCTGGGTGAAGGATTCCTTCAACATCCTCGACCGGGTCATTCTCTCAGATCGTGAGAGTGGGGATGGGCCGGGAAACAAACGGAGACGATCCTCATTTATCTGGGGCGACTTCATGTGGAAGAGCTTTCAGGCAGGGAACCTGAAGGAACTCGACTTTGATTTCTGGCTGAGTCTGAATTCACCGGTTGCCAAACGACTCTACAGGCTCCTCGATAAGCGTTTCTATAACCGTAAGGTGGTGACGTTTGACCTCCATCGGCTGGCACAAGAGAAAGTGGGCCTGAGCCGAAAGATGCACACGGGGCAAATCAAGGAAAAGCTCAAACCGGCCCACGAAGAGCTAAACGAGCGCGGGGTGTGCCGAACCGAGTACGTAAAACGGGGAAGCGGCAAGTGGGATGTTGTGTACGGTGATATCCGACAACAAAAGGAGCTTCCGGCTCCATCTGAGAACGAGCAGACACTGGTCGAGCAGTTAGCGGTGCGGGGCGTGAAGAACGGCTCTGAACTCGTGGACAACTGCTCCATGGAGCGAATTCTGGAGGCGATCGAGAACTTTGATGACAGAGTGGCCCATGGTGAGGACATCGGTCCTGGCTGGCTCGGGAAAGCAATCATCCACCAGGATGGATTCGCTTTTCGAAAGGGCTATCGATCCAGAGAAGAGATAGAGCTTGCTGTCAGAGCAAAGCAGGAAGAAAAGGCAAAGCGGGTCATCGAAGAGCGTGAGTTTGAATCCGAACTGAAACGAGAACGTGAAGCGATGGAGAAAACGCGTTCACTGTTTGCAGCCTATGTGGACGGGCTTTCAGAGGAAGACTGTAACCGGCTTGAAATGGAAGCCATTGCCAAAGCTCACGAAGCTGGAAAGGCAATTCTTGCTGATCACGTACAGGAACTGAGAAGGCGAGGGGAAAGGGTCACGGAATCAGGGGCGCTCAGACAACAACTCTGGTGGGATTTTGTGCTGACCGATGAGGAAAAGGCAAATGCAAGCACGGCAGTTGTCGACAAAAAAGTAGCCAATGCCTGA
- the mobF gene encoding MobF family relaxase, with amino-acid sequence MLSIKPIGSSSGEVTYYTHLGQEDYYVGGGEPPGVWWGTGAEQLGVSGQVEGKAFGNLLQGKSADGKKRLVQNAGHPKRRSAFDLTWSVPKSVSVAWSQGDIELRRQIEQAGERAVLKILDVVREYCGTTRRGHHGERVEQSGIAAALFRHDTARGVKNAAPDPNLHWHAVLLNVCTREDGTTGALDARSLFRPQMKMALGALFRAELSAELSQLGLSSHRPRRNGREASWFELDTVPAELLEAFSKRRKEILDWLNERGLSGAKASEKATNVTKQGKDSWKREDLLQAWQAIGETYGFDSELLGSGMPITAKPLSQKEVEEAATAIARNDSHFSELSLLRRVAENAQCRGVGIDEIRKTIADTLTTSQEIISLQEVNGVRRFTTREMLAVERSLLDAVERSSGWRTPHESGQFSQTLHDYPTIRPEQKEAVRHITCSSDRISCVYGMAGTGKTFLLDVAREVWKRSGNDVIGTALAAKAAQGLEDGSGIRSLHIHSLLKQIELGRESLSAKSVLVVDEAGMVGTAMMERLVRLTEEAGARLVLVGDYRQLQSIDAGGCFKAICERLGAAELLEITRQRDDWARDAVKEMAAGDADMALSRYHNRGLLFVSEDRSEAMRSLVTDWQNAGTPKQSLIFAGTRYETTVLNRLCQEKRLEEGRLGVGSIAVGNEQIHVGDRVLFTRNNAALLVRNGNTGTVLEINPSQNSVRVELDSGYRIVIDLATFDHLTLGYAVTTHKGQGQTVESAFVLAGGSMTDRELSYVQTSRSRGETRIYTDSVSAGEDLSVLSRQMQQSRAKDMAHEYLIEAG; translated from the coding sequence ATGCTGTCAATCAAACCCATTGGAAGCAGCTCTGGCGAAGTCACCTATTACACGCACCTTGGACAGGAAGACTATTACGTTGGAGGCGGAGAGCCGCCCGGCGTCTGGTGGGGGACCGGTGCTGAACAGCTTGGAGTGTCGGGGCAGGTTGAAGGGAAGGCGTTTGGTAATCTGCTTCAGGGAAAGTCAGCGGATGGCAAGAAGCGGCTTGTTCAGAATGCAGGGCATCCGAAGAGACGGTCGGCGTTTGACCTCACGTGGTCTGTCCCAAAGTCCGTTTCAGTGGCCTGGAGTCAGGGCGACATTGAACTCAGGCGACAAATTGAACAGGCCGGAGAAAGGGCTGTCTTAAAGATCCTTGATGTTGTTCGCGAGTATTGTGGAACGACCCGTCGTGGGCACCATGGAGAACGAGTTGAGCAATCGGGCATCGCAGCCGCGCTGTTCCGCCATGATACGGCCAGGGGCGTGAAAAACGCTGCACCCGACCCGAACCTGCACTGGCACGCTGTGCTCCTCAACGTCTGCACTCGTGAGGATGGTACCACCGGGGCGCTCGATGCAAGGAGTCTGTTTCGACCGCAGATGAAAATGGCACTCGGGGCACTGTTTCGTGCTGAACTCTCAGCAGAGCTTTCACAGCTCGGGCTATCCAGCCACCGTCCCCGGCGAAATGGGCGGGAGGCGTCCTGGTTTGAACTGGACACTGTACCTGCTGAACTGCTTGAAGCGTTTTCAAAACGCCGAAAAGAGATTCTCGACTGGTTGAACGAACGTGGACTCTCGGGCGCAAAGGCATCTGAGAAAGCCACAAATGTGACAAAGCAGGGAAAGGATAGCTGGAAACGGGAAGACCTGCTTCAAGCGTGGCAGGCAATCGGAGAAACCTACGGGTTTGATTCCGAATTGCTTGGAAGCGGAATGCCGATAACAGCGAAGCCCTTGAGTCAAAAGGAAGTGGAAGAAGCAGCAACAGCGATTGCCCGGAACGATTCACACTTTTCAGAGCTTTCGCTTCTCCGCCGTGTTGCAGAAAACGCCCAGTGCCGGGGAGTGGGGATTGATGAGATACGAAAAACGATAGCCGATACCCTAACTACGTCTCAGGAAATCATTTCCCTTCAGGAAGTAAATGGCGTCAGGCGATTTACAACGCGAGAAATGCTCGCTGTGGAAAGAAGTTTGCTTGATGCGGTTGAGCGGTCATCGGGCTGGAGAACGCCACACGAGAGCGGTCAATTTTCGCAAACGTTGCATGACTATCCGACGATTCGCCCCGAGCAGAAAGAAGCAGTCAGACACATCACGTGCTCTTCGGACAGAATATCTTGCGTGTACGGCATGGCAGGGACCGGGAAGACCTTCTTACTGGATGTGGCAAGGGAAGTCTGGAAGCGTTCTGGTAACGATGTGATCGGTACAGCGCTGGCTGCAAAGGCAGCTCAGGGACTGGAAGACGGGTCCGGGATTCGGAGCCTCCACATCCACAGTCTTCTAAAGCAGATTGAACTCGGGCGAGAATCGCTGTCAGCCAAATCTGTTCTTGTTGTCGATGAAGCGGGAATGGTGGGTACCGCGATGATGGAGCGGCTTGTGAGGCTCACCGAAGAGGCCGGTGCAAGACTGGTCCTTGTTGGTGATTACCGCCAACTGCAATCAATTGATGCTGGAGGCTGCTTCAAGGCAATCTGTGAAAGACTTGGTGCAGCCGAATTGCTTGAGATCACAAGACAACGAGACGACTGGGCACGAGATGCTGTGAAGGAAATGGCGGCAGGTGATGCCGATATGGCGCTGTCTCGATACCACAACAGGGGGCTTCTCTTTGTCTCAGAAGACCGAAGTGAGGCGATGCGTTCGCTGGTAACCGACTGGCAGAATGCAGGCACTCCGAAGCAGTCGCTAATTTTTGCCGGTACACGATACGAGACGACCGTTCTTAATCGGCTCTGCCAGGAGAAACGGCTTGAGGAAGGAAGGCTTGGTGTTGGTTCCATAGCAGTTGGAAACGAGCAGATTCACGTTGGTGATCGTGTGCTCTTTACCAGAAACAACGCTGCACTGCTTGTAAGAAACGGAAACACAGGCACGGTGCTTGAAATCAACCCGTCCCAGAATTCGGTTCGCGTGGAACTCGATAGCGGCTATCGCATCGTGATCGACCTGGCAACGTTTGACCATCTGACACTTGGCTATGCCGTAACGACTCACAAGGGACAGGGGCAAACGGTGGAATCGGCGTTTGTACTTGCCGGTGGCTCGATGACCGACCGGGAGTTGTCGTACGTTCAAACGTCTCGTTCGCGAGGCGAAACCAGAATTTACACAGACTCGGTCTCTGCTGGAGAAGACCTTTCCGTTCTGTCTCGCCAGATGCAGCAATCAAGAGCAAAGGACATGGCCCACGAGTATCTGATAGAGGCCGGATGA
- a CDS encoding type IV secretory system conjugative DNA transfer family protein — translation MIDSSGRFLLVLVAGLAVFGFQRLNALKRKRQFERGRKLTTKTRRSRSGNFLNWGALQIPESQATQHFLAIGTTGSGKSLVQRFLMKRALLQIGKRPDQRALILDAKNDSASFLKHIGVTCPVYTFNPFDGRSDFPQPVAWDIATDITSSARALNLAAGLIPAEKGGNNQYFTDAARLVVSGIIESFIRHSPHDWTFPDLVLASLSMERTRTILSRDKEGQEVLENFLGDERTGYQVFTTVVSRMAYFRSIAAIWQRTNKRLSLRHWLDDDSVLLLGVNATARAALDAINEILFRVLVEEIDMQENSSTRRTWIWIDEARLSGPLLRGEMLPYLAVKGRSRGACLVLAFQDIEGFREAAGPRIAHEIIAQCSNKALLRMESEESAGWASKLLGQHEVIETMRSDPVHGMRGGTQTEHLARKDAVLASEFYLIPPTSKSNGLTGYFVSPNDGAVQATISPKVLDAVADNDSPEYACKFVSRPEEEQTLRLWNVADEDRLQLTKRTVKRTLKLKKTANLATSLSH, via the coding sequence ATGATTGACTCTAGCGGAAGATTTTTACTGGTGCTGGTGGCAGGTCTTGCAGTCTTCGGCTTTCAGAGACTGAACGCTCTTAAGCGAAAGCGCCAGTTTGAGCGTGGCCGAAAACTAACCACCAAAACCAGGCGAAGTCGCTCGGGCAATTTCCTTAACTGGGGCGCACTCCAGATACCGGAATCACAGGCCACACAGCATTTCCTTGCCATCGGGACAACCGGATCTGGAAAATCACTCGTTCAGCGTTTCTTGATGAAAAGGGCACTTTTGCAAATTGGCAAAAGGCCCGACCAGAGAGCATTGATACTGGATGCCAAAAATGACTCGGCTTCGTTTCTAAAGCACATCGGGGTCACATGCCCCGTCTATACGTTCAATCCATTTGACGGTCGTTCCGACTTCCCTCAACCGGTTGCCTGGGATATTGCAACTGACATTACTTCTTCTGCAAGAGCGTTAAACCTTGCAGCCGGTCTCATTCCGGCTGAGAAGGGAGGTAACAATCAATACTTCACTGACGCTGCAAGACTTGTCGTCTCCGGCATCATTGAATCATTTATTCGTCACTCACCCCACGACTGGACGTTTCCAGATCTTGTGCTCGCATCGCTTTCAATGGAAAGAACACGCACCATTCTTTCGCGCGATAAAGAGGGGCAGGAAGTGCTTGAAAATTTCCTTGGCGATGAGCGGACGGGCTATCAGGTTTTCACAACGGTTGTTTCCCGTATGGCCTACTTCCGATCCATTGCTGCTATCTGGCAGAGGACAAACAAACGCTTGAGTCTCCGCCACTGGCTGGATGATGATTCTGTGCTGCTGCTCGGAGTGAATGCAACGGCACGCGCTGCGCTTGACGCCATAAACGAGATCCTCTTTCGGGTGCTCGTTGAAGAGATTGACATGCAGGAGAATTCATCGACCAGAAGAACCTGGATCTGGATTGATGAAGCGAGACTTAGCGGCCCATTGCTTCGTGGAGAAATGCTACCCTACCTTGCCGTCAAGGGCCGGTCACGAGGGGCGTGTCTCGTTCTTGCGTTTCAGGATATCGAAGGCTTTCGTGAAGCAGCCGGTCCGAGAATCGCCCACGAGATCATCGCCCAGTGTAGCAACAAGGCGCTGCTGCGGATGGAGTCCGAGGAAAGTGCCGGATGGGCCTCGAAGTTACTCGGCCAGCACGAAGTGATTGAGACCATGCGAAGCGATCCTGTGCATGGAATGCGTGGTGGCACTCAGACAGAACACCTGGCTAGAAAGGATGCTGTGCTCGCAAGCGAGTTCTACTTGATTCCACCAACCAGCAAATCGAATGGCCTCACCGGGTACTTCGTCTCGCCAAATGACGGTGCTGTGCAAGCGACGATTTCACCAAAAGTTCTGGACGCCGTTGCGGATAACGACTCACCGGAATATGCGTGCAAGTTTGTGTCTCGTCCTGAAGAGGAGCAAACGCTAAGGCTTTGGAATGTGGCCGATGAAGATCGTCTTCAGCTCACAAAGCGAACGGTGAAACGGACGCTAAAACTGAAAAAGACTGCAAATCTTGCGACTTCACTTTCTCACTGA
- a CDS encoding ArdC-like ssDNA-binding domain-containing protein: MNREEALQKSEEALQDLALDLQSGKSESLIKYLDVMGRFHRYSFGNCMLIAMQKPDATIVAGFGHWKKLGRFVKKGERGIGILAPLISKRKADDDNAEDEKTKRVFGFRVVHVFDVSQTEGKELPELRSFTGDPGKKLQDLEEVVRGKDIELQYEPIAGGALGVSSGGKITVLPGLEAAEQFSVLAHELAHEMLHRGDRRKDTTKIIRETEAEAVAYAVSRAVGLNCSTGSSDYIKLWNGDNEVLMQSLDLIRDVASSIITDLEQVGARELQYVA; encoded by the coding sequence ATGAATCGCGAAGAAGCTTTACAGAAAAGTGAGGAGGCTCTCCAGGATCTCGCTCTGGATCTCCAGAGTGGGAAAAGTGAGTCGCTCATCAAGTATCTCGACGTAATGGGACGGTTTCACCGGTACTCGTTCGGAAACTGCATGCTCATTGCAATGCAGAAACCGGATGCAACGATTGTGGCCGGATTTGGTCACTGGAAGAAACTGGGCCGTTTCGTCAAGAAAGGTGAGCGTGGAATCGGCATCCTCGCTCCGCTCATTTCCAAACGGAAGGCTGACGACGACAATGCGGAAGACGAGAAGACCAAACGTGTTTTCGGATTCCGGGTGGTTCACGTATTCGACGTTTCTCAAACCGAAGGCAAGGAGCTTCCAGAACTTCGAAGTTTCACCGGTGATCCCGGAAAGAAACTACAGGATCTGGAGGAAGTTGTTCGCGGTAAGGACATCGAGCTGCAATACGAACCAATTGCAGGTGGTGCCCTTGGCGTTTCAAGTGGCGGAAAGATCACGGTGCTTCCCGGCCTCGAAGCGGCGGAACAGTTCTCAGTGCTCGCTCATGAGCTGGCACACGAGATGTTACATCGCGGAGATCGCCGAAAGGACACGACCAAGATCATTCGAGAGACCGAGGCAGAAGCGGTTGCCTATGCAGTAAGTCGCGCGGTCGGACTGAACTGTTCAACCGGCTCTTCGGACTACATCAAGCTCTGGAATGGTGATAACGAAGTGCTCATGCAATCGCTTGATCTCATTCGTGATGTGGCAAGCAGCATTATCACCGATCTGGAACAGGTCGGGGCAAGAGAGTTGCAGTATGTCGCTTGA
- a CDS encoding tyrosine-type recombinase/integrase: MTKESECKQLTEIKSKSLAPVVHAPDKINPGQKVSEVLAEVFSAAGDLSGPETPASALVPWVSDVLQSDNSFRAYGHDLADFVAHMKRLGVSPLAVTADHVRLYKGAMLKAGLRPTTVARRLSVLRGAYRQFAEKGLVPWKVSQDLSTVKAPQVAKNTTPSLTREQAIALLEAIPTDSLQGMRDLALIQTFFITGCRVSAVTGACVGHLEFDGVEHFLHVTEKRNKRARKILLDAARPVLRYVQEAGIGEDLEGPLFRPMAPDGFGFERRTMDRKTPWRLVKRYCRLAGISPDRLGGRGIGVHSLRKTAITDAIRNGAGMHEVREFAGHADIRTTELYYQRREEDAEQAARRIGIRPSK, encoded by the coding sequence GTGACCAAGGAGAGTGAATGCAAGCAGTTAACGGAAATCAAAAGTAAGTCGCTCGCACCGGTTGTTCATGCCCCCGACAAAATCAACCCAGGACAAAAAGTGTCCGAGGTGCTGGCCGAAGTGTTTTCAGCCGCCGGTGATCTGTCCGGTCCAGAAACTCCTGCGAGCGCTCTCGTTCCGTGGGTGAGCGATGTACTCCAGTCAGATAATTCATTTCGCGCGTACGGACACGACCTTGCTGACTTTGTGGCACATATGAAGCGGCTCGGGGTCAGTCCACTTGCAGTCACAGCGGACCATGTCCGGCTCTACAAGGGAGCGATGCTGAAAGCAGGGCTTCGCCCAACGACCGTTGCTCGCAGGCTTTCTGTACTCCGGGGCGCTTACCGGCAGTTTGCCGAGAAGGGGCTTGTACCGTGGAAGGTTTCTCAAGATCTTTCGACCGTCAAAGCGCCGCAGGTTGCCAAGAACACTACGCCATCACTGACTCGCGAACAGGCAATCGCTCTCCTTGAAGCGATTCCAACTGATTCGCTTCAGGGGATGCGAGATCTCGCCCTGATTCAGACGTTCTTCATCACTGGCTGCCGCGTCTCTGCCGTAACAGGTGCCTGTGTGGGTCATCTTGAGTTTGACGGTGTTGAGCACTTTCTCCACGTCACAGAGAAACGGAACAAGCGAGCACGGAAAATCCTGCTCGATGCTGCCCGTCCTGTGCTCCGATACGTGCAGGAGGCCGGGATAGGGGAGGATCTCGAAGGACCGCTCTTTCGACCAATGGCACCTGATGGATTCGGCTTTGAACGGCGAACGATGGACCGCAAAACTCCCTGGCGACTCGTGAAGAGGTACTGCCGACTGGCTGGGATCTCACCCGACAGACTCGGTGGCCGAGGAATTGGTGTTCATTCGCTTCGTAAAACCGCCATTACGGATGCGATCCGAAACGGAGCTGGAATGCACGAAGTCCGTGAATTTGCAGGGCACGCCGACATTCGGACAACTGAGCTGTACTACCAGCGCCGTGAGGAAGATGCCGAACAGGCGGCGAGACGCATCGGAATTCGGCCCTCAAAGTGA